In Thunnus thynnus chromosome 13, fThuThy2.1, whole genome shotgun sequence, the following proteins share a genomic window:
- the kif4 gene encoding kinesin family member 4, with product MTNEDAKVIPVRVALRCRPLVPKEINEGCQCCLTFVPGEPQVIVGTEKAFTYDYVFDPTAEQEEVFGSAVSPLLCGLFKGYHATVLAYGQTGSGKTFSMGGTYTSAQENDPSVGVIPRVIGKIFEEREKRTDCEFGLAVSYLEIYNEDVLDLLCTSKDKPAISIREDPKDGIKIVGLTERQVFSAHEMVGCLELGNSARTVASTAMNAASSRSHAIFTITLEQRKGRDKVDSIVSKLHLVDLAGSERQKKTKAEGDRLKEGISINRGLLSLGNVISALGDESKKNTFVPYRDSKLTRLLQDSLGGNSHTLMIACVSPADSNMEETINTLRYADRARKIKNKPIVNVDPRAAEMSRLKQQVQELQVMLLHARGGVAPVLSGPESAENVTKLLEKNRSLQDENNKLSRELSEAAGQTALMFEKIIMTEQTNEKLQSKLEQLRHHAACTVDLEKMMETLEDQELKDNVEVMRNLQEIILELKNESAGIAASIDAMAAGEDEPELSENGNKNAADESPSDAAGKDSPEAFTTHHALRQAQLSKELIELNKVLSLKEAFVKKMCQNDGQLESMQSEHQKNVQSLQSSVDSLLREKEELVLALQSAKKDTNQAKLSEQRRKRLQELEGQLVDMKRKLLEQSKLLKVKESSVQKVSKLMQEIQAMKTQRTQLMRQMREDSEKFRVWKSKKDREVLQLKEKDRKRQYELLKLERDFQKQANVLRRKTEEAAAANKRLKDALQKRSEVAEKRKDSQNRGMEGAAARVKTWFLNEVEVMVSTEEARRHLNDLLEDRKVLAQEVNHLKQQMEAGERSAAKIRRRTLIISELESHGALETPLTKQVENLETEMGLRNAQIADLQQKVLVADSEGRLKQRIDSITSIVDAKCAVRVLMSELVSAKTASAKLESEVKQEKGNSQDLRKMLADERNVMSTMDMEHQQQLVELEQRHQEKVLYLLNQLQNKPICGESDETKQKEEESSKEKELLQRLKVQEEELEKLRELSEQNQQLVEQNEQYRQKLSLLHLASAKKILVPTTNNEKSPDDSFDYVPPKPKGRRFTTAKAPLNMAINIEELMSPSEDENEQEEDEWRPEKTEKGRRTSKKAKTTGCACKGRCSNKQCRCRKGKMTCGENCQCDHEKCRNLDNQVLAEDVSQTENVSRDSVSLQDPTSVSPDNTTFFKPPSCTPTKKVLKEIGDMGHATADLKSVGRSVLSDDEEEEEEEDADEQEKTTVSFLKKKKRILTSFQNSFFSGCTPIREES from the exons ATGACGAACGAGGATGCAAAGGTGATCCCAGTGCGGGTCGCCTTGCGATGTCGCCCGTTGGTACCAAAAGAAATCAACGAGGGGTGTCAGTGCTGTCTCACTTTTGTGCCTGGGGAGCCACAG GTGATCGTTGGCACAGAGAAGGCGTTCACCTATGATTATGTATTTGATCCCACCGCTGAGCAAGAGGAAGTCTTTGGTTCTGCTGTGTCCCCCTTATTGTGTGGGCTTTTTAAAG GCTACCATGCCACAGTACTTGCATATGGACAGACAGGATCAGGAAAGACCTTCTCCATGGGAGGAACATACACATCAGCTCAAGAGAATGATCCTTCAGTCGGAGTTATTCCACGAGTCATCGGAAAGATCTTTGAAGAAAGGGAAAAGAGGACGGATTGTGAATTTGGCCTGGCAGTATCTTACCTGGAG atCTATAATGAAGATGTTTTGGATTTGCTGTGCACATCTAAAGATAAACCTGCCATCAGCATTCGAGAAGACCCTAAAGACGGCATTAAG ATTGTGGGTTTAACTGAGAGGCAGGTGTTCTCTGCCCATGAGATGGTGGGCTGTCTGGAGCTTGGAAACTCTGCTCGCACCGTTGCCTCCACAGCGATGAACGCTGCTTCGTCCCGCTCACATGCTATCTTCACCATCACACTGGAGCAGCGCAAAGGGAGAGACAA AGTCGACTCCATTGTCTCAAAGTTACACCTTGTGGATCTGGCTGGTTCAGAGAGGCAAAAGAAAACCAAAGCAGAGGGAGATCGTTTAAAGGAAG gCATCAGCATCAATCGAGGCCTTTTGTCTTTGGGTAATGTGATCAGTGCCTTGGGGGatgaaagcaagaaaaacacctTTGTTCCTTACAGAGACTCCAAGCTGACCCGCCTACTACAAG ATTCTCTGGGAGGCAATAGCCACACATTGATGATTGCGTGCGTCAGTCCTGCGGACTCAAACATGGAGGAGACCATCAACACACTGCGATACGCTGACAGAGCTCgcaagattaaaaacaaacccATAGTCAACGTTGACCCCAGAGCTGCAGAAATGAGCCGTTTGAAACAGCAG GTTCAGGAGCTGCAGGTGATGCTCCTTCATGCCCGCGGCGGAGTTGCACCAGTGCTGTCTGG GCCAGAGTCAGCGGAGAACGTGACTAAGCTGTTGGAAAAGAATCGCTCTCTGCAGGATGAGAACAATAAACTAAGCAGGGAGCTGAGTGAGGCCGCTGGACAGACCGCCCTCATGTTTGAGAAGATCATTATG ACGgaacaaacaaatgagaaacTACAAAGCAAACTGGAACAACTGCGTCACCATGCAGC ATGTACGGTGGATCTTGAGAAAATGATGGAAACACTGGAGGACCAGGAGTTAAAGGATAACGTTGAGGTGATGAGGAACCTCCAAGAAATCATCCTGGAACTCAAG aATGAGAGTGCAGGCATCGCTGCCTCCATCGATGCTATGGCTGCAGGAGAGGATGAACCTGAGTTATCCGAGAATGGCAATAAAAACGCAGCAGACGAGTCCCCATCA GATGCTGCTGGTAAGGACTCGCCGGAGGCCTTTACAACCCATCATGCACTGCGGCAGGCCCAGCTCTCCAAGGAACTGATTGAGCTCAACAAAGTATTGAGTTTGAAGGAAGCTTTTGTGAAGAAAATGTGCCAGAATGACGGCCAGCTGGAGTCAATGCAGTCAGAGCATCAG AAAAATGTACAGAGTCTACAGTCATCAGTCGACTCTCTGCTGAGGGAGAAAGAAGAACTTGTTTTGGCACTTCAGTCTGCAAAGAAAGACACCAACCAGGCGAA ACTTAGTGAGCAGCGGAGGAAGAGGCTGCAGGAGCTCGAGGGCCAACTCGTAGACATGAAGAGGAAGCTTCTTGAGCAATCCAAGCTGCTGAAAGTCAAAGAGTCTTCTGTTCAGAAAGTTAGCAAGCTCATGCAGGAAATACAG GCTATGAAGACCCAGCGAACACAGCTGATGAGGCAGATGAGGGAGGACTCTGAGAAATTCAGAGTCTGGAAGAGCAAGAAGGACAGAGAGGttctgcagctcaaagaaaag gATCGTAAACGCCAGTATGAGTTGCTGAAACTTGAGAGGGATTTCCAGAAACAGGCCAATGTCCTGCGTCGCAAAACTGAGGAG GCTGCAGCTGCAAACAAGCGGTTGAAAGATGCTCTTCAGAAGAGAAGCGAGGTAGCAGAGAAACGCAAAGATAGCCAGAACAGAGGAATGGAGGGAGCTGCTGCAAGAGTTAAG ACTTGGTTTCTCAATGAAGTGGAGGTGATGGTTAGCACAGAGGAGGCCCGGCGCCATCTCAAtgacctgctggaggacagGAAGGTCTTGGCTCAGGAGGTCAACCACCTCAAACAGCAGATGGAGGCAGGGGAGCGATCCGCTGCCAAAATCAGG CGCCGGACGCTGATTATCTCTGAGCTTGAGAGCCATGGGGCGCTGGAGACTCCTCTGACCAAACAGGTGGAGAACCTGGAGACAGAAATGGGCCTCAG GAATGCCCAGATAGCTGACCTCCAGCAGAAAGTTCTTGTCGCAGACAGCGAGGGGCGTCTGAAGCAGCGCATAGACAGCATCACAAGCATAGTCGATGCCAAGTGTGCCGTTAGGGTCCTGATGTCTGAG CTGGTGTCTGCAAAGACAGCCAGCGCCAAGCTGGAGAGTGAAGTCAAACAGGAGAAGGGGAATTCACAAGATTTAAGAAAGATGCTGGctgatgagagaaatgtgaTGTCAACCATGGACATggagcaccagcagcagctggtgGAACTGGAGCAGAGGCATCAAGAGAAG GTCCTTTACCTCCTGAACCAGCTACAGAACAAACCAATTTGTGGAGAGTCGGATGAAACAaagcagaaagaggaggagagttCAAAGGAGAAAGAGCTGCTCCAGCGCCTCAAAGTTCAG GAAGAAGAGCTTGAAAAGCTGCGAGAATTAAGTGAGCAGAACCAGCAACTGGTGGAGCAGAATGAGCAATACAGACAG aaACTCTCACTGCTCCATCTGGCAAGTGCAAAGAAAATCCTCGTTCCTACGACCAACAATGAAAAGAGTCCAGATGACTCGTTCGACTACGTTCCTCCAAAA CCTAAAGGGAGGCGCTTCACCACAGCTAAAGCACCGCTGAACATGGCCATCAACATCGAAGAGCTGATGTCTCCCAGTGAGGATGAGAACGAGCAGGAAGAGGACGAGTGGCGCCCCGAGAAAACTGAGAAAGGACGCAGAACTTCtaagaaagcaaaaacaactgGG tGTGCGTGTAAAGGTCGCTGCAGCAACAAGCAGTGCAGGTGCCGCAAAGGAAAGATGACATGTGGGGAGAACTGCCAGTGTGACCACGAGAAATGTCGAAATCTGGACAACCAGGTGCTTGCTGAG GATGTAAGTCagacagaaaatgtttccagAGACTCTGTGTCTCTACAAGACCCCACATCCG